The proteins below come from a single Eucalyptus grandis isolate ANBG69807.140 chromosome 3, ASM1654582v1, whole genome shotgun sequence genomic window:
- the LOC120292163 gene encoding feruloyl CoA ortho-hydroxylase 1-like: protein MKPRKPRFFESRGTLTDESNPLASGVLDSGFFYVINHGVSQDLMEEVFVQSRRFFGLPLSEKMKLVRNEKHQSYTPLFDQVLHPANQINGLCLKILLLKMDIDASDIAKFL from the coding sequence ATGAAACCGAGGAAACCGAGATTTTTCGAGTCGAGGGGGACTCTGACGGATGAATCCAATCCGTTGGCCTCAGGCGTGCTTGATTCCGGCTTTTTCTACGTGATCAATCATGGAGTCAGCCAGGACTTGATGGAGGAGGTGTTCGTCCAGAGCAGGCGGTTCTTCGGTCTGCCTTTGAGCGAGAAAATGAAGCTGGTGAGGAACGAGAAGCACCAAAGCTACACTCCTCTGTTCGATCAGGTCCTCCACCCTGCAAATCAGATAAACGGTTTGTGTCTGAAGATTTTGCTTCTTAAAATGGACATAGATGCATCAGATATTGCCAAGTTCTTGTAA